The Mycobacteriales bacterium genome has a window encoding:
- a CDS encoding NADPH-dependent FMN reductase, translating to MSGSPSIVVLVGNPRPGSRTRLFADAAGVELSWLLGWPDDSVQTVDLAVLQGEIFTRPHPRVDEALDAVRSADLLIVATPVYKASYTGLLKGFLDLFGSGALDGVVAVPVTVAASPIHRLAAEAHLRPLLVELGASTPTSALTVEEDRLPDTPAVLTDWLGTQGRIIRSLLLTRAEEPVP from the coding sequence ATGAGCGGGTCGCCGAGCATCGTCGTACTCGTCGGCAACCCGCGTCCCGGCTCGCGGACCCGGCTGTTCGCCGACGCGGCCGGCGTTGAGCTCAGCTGGTTGCTCGGCTGGCCGGACGACTCGGTGCAGACCGTCGACCTCGCCGTTCTGCAGGGTGAGATCTTCACCCGGCCGCATCCCCGTGTCGACGAGGCGTTGGACGCCGTGCGGTCCGCCGACCTGCTCATCGTCGCCACGCCGGTCTACAAGGCCAGCTACACCGGCCTGTTGAAGGGGTTTCTCGATCTCTTCGGGTCAGGTGCGCTCGACGGGGTCGTCGCGGTCCCGGTGACGGTCGCCGCGTCGCCGATCCACCGCCTGGCCGCGGAGGCGCACCTGCGTCCGCTGCTGGTCGAGTTGGGCGCGAGTACGCCGACCAGTGCCCTGACCGTCGAGGAGGACCGGCTTCCCGACACCCCGGCCGTGCTCACCGACTGGCTGGGCACGCAGGGCCGGATCATCCGCAGTCTCCTGCTCACCCGTGCCGAGGAGCCCGTGCCGTGA
- a CDS encoding ABC transporter permease, which produces MALPQSTATAPSPPEVVPVESAGRATPDATGPAKNGKPARRRRRWPDLRRWVSVLAILGLWQIASGSGLIPTTKLAAPSTVASTAWHLIQSGQLGDAMAVSLRRVVLGLVIGCITGVVLGLLSGLYRWGDALVDPPLQMLRTLPHLGLVPLFILWFGIGEEPKVVLIALGVTFPLYLNVHSAVRAVDRRLIEAATVFRFSRWQLIRHVIFPSALPQVLVGLRQGIGIAWLTLIVSEQVNANSGLGYMINNARDFLQTDVIVVGLVVYAVLGLLSDWIVRILERRALAWRQTNVAR; this is translated from the coding sequence ATGGCTCTTCCCCAATCCACCGCGACGGCACCGTCGCCCCCGGAGGTCGTCCCCGTCGAGAGCGCCGGTCGCGCCACGCCAGATGCGACCGGCCCGGCGAAGAACGGCAAGCCGGCGCGCCGACGCCGTCGGTGGCCGGATCTTCGCCGTTGGGTGAGCGTGCTCGCCATCCTGGGCCTCTGGCAGATCGCCAGTGGCTCCGGTCTCATTCCCACCACGAAACTCGCCGCACCGAGCACGGTCGCCAGCACCGCGTGGCATCTCATCCAGTCAGGCCAGTTGGGCGATGCGATGGCTGTGTCGCTCCGCCGGGTCGTGCTCGGGCTGGTCATCGGCTGCATCACCGGTGTCGTCCTCGGCCTGCTCTCGGGGCTCTACCGGTGGGGCGATGCGCTGGTCGACCCGCCGCTGCAGATGCTGCGGACGCTGCCGCATCTGGGACTGGTCCCGCTGTTCATCCTCTGGTTCGGGATCGGCGAGGAGCCGAAGGTCGTCCTGATCGCGCTGGGCGTGACCTTCCCGCTCTACCTCAACGTGCACAGCGCGGTGCGTGCGGTCGATCGCCGGCTGATCGAAGCGGCCACCGTGTTCCGCTTCTCCCGCTGGCAACTCATCCGGCACGTCATCTTCCCGTCCGCCCTGCCGCAGGTGCTCGTCGGACTCCGGCAGGGAATCGGAATCGCCTGGCTCACCCTCATCGTGAGTGAGCAGGTCAACGCCAACTCCGGGCTCGGCTACATGATCAACAATGCCCGCGACTTCCTGCAGACCGACGTCATCGTCGTCGGGCTCGTCGTCTACGCGGTACTCGGTCTGTTGTCCGACTGGATCGTCCGCATCCTCGAGAGGAGGGCACTCGCATGGCGACAGACCAACGTCGCTCGGTGA
- a CDS encoding flavin reductase family protein gives MTAQAASDVSANLHPDVFRSVLRRHPAGVTVITLDAGAGPVGFTATSVVSTSLDPPLLTFSIAQTASSWPSLSVAESLVINLLAHDQEHIAQRFATSGIDRFGHPTRWERLGAGEPRLSDAPTWMRCQVDRRIPVGDHILVVVQTIEAEESRPAAPLVYHDRGYHT, from the coding sequence GTGACCGCCCAGGCCGCGTCCGATGTCTCTGCCAACCTGCACCCCGACGTGTTCCGGTCCGTCCTGCGGCGACACCCCGCCGGGGTCACCGTGATCACGCTCGACGCGGGTGCCGGCCCGGTCGGGTTCACCGCGACGTCGGTGGTCTCGACCTCGCTAGACCCGCCGTTGCTGACTTTCTCGATCGCTCAGACCGCGTCGTCCTGGCCCTCGTTGAGCGTCGCCGAGAGTCTTGTGATCAATCTGCTCGCGCACGATCAGGAGCACATCGCGCAGCGATTCGCGACGAGCGGGATCGACCGGTTCGGCCACCCCACCCGGTGGGAGCGACTCGGAGCCGGGGAACCACGGCTCTCCGATGCCCCGACCTGGATGCGCTGTCAGGTGGACCGGCGGATCCCGGTCGGCGACCACATCCTCGTCGTCGTACAGACGATCGAGGCCGAGGAGTCGCGGCCGGCGGCGCCACTCGTCTATCACGATCGCGGCTACCACAC
- a CDS encoding ABC transporter substrate-binding protein has translation MIRILTAGLAATALAALAACSSSSTSSGQGPVPKPKLVSAAKLSNVTLKVGDQKEGAEARLKAAGLLKNVPYKIQWSTFTSGPPELEAVSAGAIDIGGVGNTPPIFSAAAHAKIVIVSASQDNGAGDTILVPKGSPIHSVTQLKGKTVGVAKGSSAHGNLLLQLKKAGMTPEDIKTSFLAPSDAYAAFTQKRIDAWAVWDPYSAQAQVSAGARILVSGTGVANGLGFNVASRDALADPARNTAIRDYVMRIAKAYKWTCSHPTQWATVYAAQTGLPLKATLLSSERSEDKPVALTSSILKSEQSLTDAFYNAKVIPTKPTFSDYVDHRFDSEIAALS, from the coding sequence ATGATCCGCATCCTGACGGCCGGACTGGCCGCCACCGCGCTTGCGGCGCTGGCAGCCTGCTCGTCGTCCTCGACCAGCTCCGGGCAGGGCCCGGTGCCGAAGCCGAAGTTGGTGAGCGCCGCAAAGCTGTCCAACGTAACCCTGAAGGTCGGTGACCAGAAGGAGGGAGCCGAGGCGCGGCTGAAGGCCGCTGGACTGTTGAAGAACGTGCCCTACAAGATCCAGTGGTCGACCTTCACCTCCGGACCGCCGGAGCTGGAAGCGGTGTCGGCCGGTGCCATCGACATCGGCGGTGTCGGCAACACGCCGCCGATCTTCTCCGCCGCGGCGCACGCGAAGATCGTCATCGTCTCGGCGTCGCAGGACAACGGCGCCGGCGACACGATCCTCGTGCCCAAGGGCTCGCCCATCCACAGCGTCACCCAGCTCAAGGGAAAGACGGTGGGCGTCGCCAAGGGCAGTTCGGCGCACGGCAATCTGCTGCTGCAGCTGAAGAAGGCCGGTATGACGCCCGAGGACATCAAGACGAGTTTCCTCGCGCCGTCCGACGCCTACGCCGCCTTCACCCAGAAGCGGATCGATGCCTGGGCCGTCTGGGACCCTTACTCCGCCCAGGCGCAGGTCAGTGCCGGTGCGCGCATTCTGGTGAGCGGCACGGGGGTGGCCAACGGACTCGGCTTCAACGTCGCAAGCCGCGACGCGCTCGCCGACCCGGCGCGCAACACGGCAATCCGCGATTACGTGATGCGGATAGCCAAGGCCTACAAGTGGACCTGTTCGCACCCCACACAGTGGGCGACGGTCTACGCAGCTCAGACCGGCCTGCCCCTGAAGGCGACGCTGCTCTCGTCGGAGCGCAGCGAGGACAAGCCGGTCGCGCTGACGTCGTCGATCCTGAAATCCGAGCAGTCCCTGACCGACGCCTTCTACAACGCCAAGGTCATTCCCACCAAGCCGACGTTCTCGGACTACGTCGACCACCGCTTCGACTCCGAAATCGCCGCGCTGTCCTGA
- a CDS encoding universal stress protein produces the protein MSEDDQRIVVGVDGSEHSKQALRWATALGAQLGANVDAVMAWDFPTSVGWSAGTYVPDNWNPEADAQTSLETTIDEVFGSERPGHLSATVQEGHAAKVLLDQSKSATMLVVGGRGHGGLAGRLLGSASKECAEHATCPVLVVHGDQPPPAPTHTHAVGMATD, from the coding sequence ATGAGCGAGGATGACCAACGCATCGTCGTCGGGGTCGACGGCTCAGAGCATTCCAAGCAGGCGTTGCGGTGGGCCACGGCACTCGGGGCGCAGCTCGGCGCGAACGTCGACGCGGTGATGGCCTGGGACTTCCCGACGAGCGTCGGCTGGTCGGCGGGAACATACGTACCCGACAACTGGAATCCGGAGGCGGACGCACAGACTTCGCTCGAGACGACGATCGATGAGGTCTTCGGCTCGGAGCGACCCGGCCATCTCAGCGCGACCGTGCAGGAGGGTCACGCCGCGAAGGTCCTCCTCGACCAGAGCAAGAGCGCCACGATGCTGGTGGTCGGGGGTCGGGGACACGGCGGTCTCGCCGGTAGGTTGCTCGGCTCGGCCAGCAAGGAGTGCGCGGAGCACGCGACCTGCCCGGTGCTCGTCGTACACGGCGATCAGCCGCCACCCGCGCCCACGCATACCCACGCTGTGGGCATGGCCACCGACTAG
- a CDS encoding LLM class flavin-dependent oxidoreductase, producing MSVTLHWFLTTSGDGRSVVGGFHGARGRAASKGFREPDIDYLAQIARAADHLGFTGALTPTGTWCEDAWLTTAALVRETERLKFLVAFRPGVISPTLAAQMAASYHRLSRGRLLLNVVTGGDTVEQQRFGDWLDHDSRYARTGEFLEIVRGAWSGTPFDFSGEHYQVKGATVAVKPEPTPGIYFGGSSDAALPVAARLADVYLTWGERPEQVKEKIGRVRELAESFGRQIRFGIRLHTISRDSSAEAWAEAQRFLDALDPDAIAKAQKQLRSSQSVGQQRMLSLHGGSREELEIYPNLWAGVGLVRGGAGTALVGSHEEVAERIEEYHALGIDEFIFSGYPNLEEAYWFGEGVKPILAARGLLDDGVSEDRSELAAVGA from the coding sequence ATGTCCGTGACACTGCACTGGTTTCTCACCACCTCGGGCGACGGCCGCAGCGTCGTCGGGGGCTTCCACGGCGCCCGCGGCCGGGCGGCGTCGAAGGGCTTTCGCGAGCCCGACATCGACTACCTCGCGCAGATCGCCCGCGCGGCCGACCACCTCGGTTTCACCGGTGCGCTCACGCCGACCGGCACCTGGTGCGAGGACGCGTGGCTGACGACCGCGGCGCTGGTGCGGGAGACCGAGCGCCTGAAATTCCTCGTGGCCTTCCGCCCCGGGGTCATCTCCCCGACGCTGGCGGCCCAGATGGCCGCCAGCTACCACCGGCTCTCGCGCGGGCGTCTGCTGCTCAACGTGGTGACCGGCGGGGACACGGTCGAGCAGCAGCGCTTCGGCGACTGGCTCGACCACGACTCGCGATACGCGCGCACCGGCGAATTCCTCGAGATCGTCAGGGGCGCATGGAGTGGTACGCCGTTCGACTTCAGCGGCGAGCACTACCAGGTGAAGGGCGCCACCGTCGCCGTCAAGCCGGAGCCGACCCCGGGGATCTACTTCGGTGGCTCCAGTGATGCCGCGCTGCCGGTCGCCGCGCGCCTCGCCGACGTCTACCTGACCTGGGGTGAGCGTCCGGAGCAGGTCAAGGAGAAGATCGGCCGGGTCCGCGAGCTCGCGGAGTCCTTCGGTCGACAGATCCGGTTCGGTATCCGGCTGCACACCATCAGCCGGGACAGTTCGGCGGAGGCGTGGGCCGAGGCTCAGCGGTTCCTCGACGCGCTTGACCCGGACGCCATTGCGAAGGCGCAGAAGCAGTTGCGCTCGAGCCAGTCGGTCGGCCAGCAGCGGATGTTGTCGCTGCACGGCGGAAGCCGCGAGGAACTCGAGATCTACCCCAACCTGTGGGCCGGTGTCGGACTGGTCCGGGGCGGTGCCGGCACCGCGTTGGTCGGCAGCCACGAAGAGGTGGCCGAGCGGATCGAGGAGTATCACGCGCTCGGGATCGACGAGTTCATCTTCTCCGGCTACCCCAACCTCGAAGAGGCGTACTGGTTCGGCGAAGGTGTGAAGCCGATCCTCGCCGCGCGCGGACTGCTGGACGACGGTGTGTCGGAGGACCGGTCGGAGCTCGCCGCGGTCGGCGCATGA
- a CDS encoding ABC transporter ATP-binding protein — translation MGPSAEPPADRAAVRIRGLSKSFGNTVVLDDLDLDLRPGEFAALLGRSGSGKSTLLRILADLDRAVSGTAEVLGSVSMAFQEPRLLPWRPVWQNLVLGMPSDRADRETAERALTEVELSGAEDRWPITLSGGQAQRVSLARALVREPDVLLLDEPFGALDALTRMSMHRLVTDLWHRHRPAVLLVTHDVDEALLLADRVLVLDEGRIVADHPVDVSHPRDPERLAGLRRTVLADLGVVVEDAA, via the coding sequence ATCGGCCCGTCGGCCGAGCCACCCGCCGACCGGGCGGCCGTCCGCATCAGGGGTCTGAGCAAGTCCTTCGGCAACACCGTGGTGCTCGACGACCTCGACCTCGATCTGCGGCCGGGCGAGTTCGCCGCGCTGCTCGGGAGAAGCGGATCGGGGAAGTCCACCCTGCTGCGGATTCTCGCCGACCTCGACCGGGCCGTGAGCGGCACCGCCGAAGTGCTCGGGTCGGTCTCGATGGCCTTTCAGGAACCCCGGCTGTTGCCGTGGCGGCCGGTGTGGCAGAACCTCGTGCTCGGAATGCCGTCCGACCGGGCCGACCGGGAGACCGCGGAGCGAGCGCTGACCGAGGTCGAGTTGTCCGGCGCCGAGGACCGCTGGCCGATCACCCTCTCCGGTGGCCAGGCGCAGCGGGTCTCCCTCGCCCGCGCGCTGGTCCGCGAACCCGATGTCCTGCTGCTCGACGAGCCGTTCGGTGCGTTGGACGCATTGACCCGCATGTCGATGCACCGGCTCGTCACCGACCTGTGGCACCGGCACCGACCGGCGGTGCTCCTCGTGACCCACGACGTGGACGAGGCGCTGCTGCTCGCTGATCGCGTCCTCGTCCTCGACGAGGGGCGCATAGTCGCCGACCACCCGGTCGACGTCTCCCACCCCCGCGACCCCGAGCGGCTCGCCGGCCTTCGTCGCACCGTTCTCGCCGATCTAGGAGTTGTCGTTGAAGACGCCGCATGA